Within the Prevotella scopos JCM 17725 genome, the region TCATCTCAGCCTCAGCAAAGAAGAGGTATGACAATTCTACCTGGGGGCGTTTATTAATAATGCGAATCCCAAAGTGTCCGCTCTGAAAATTAAAGCGAATGATGGCAGCATCCTTTTCTTCTTGCCACTCCCCAACACAGTTGAGGGCCTTCAATGCCTTTGAAACAATCCTCTTATTCTCACCCATATCAAGGCTTGAGAGCCGAAGTGGAGGATTGAAAAGCCTTCTTATCTTATTCATCATACCAGAATATTTGTACCTGTTTTTTTTGCTAACTCATTACGAAGGTTCTGTATCTTCATAATCTCTCCCATAATCTCTTGCATCTCTCCCGCATCTTTCGTTTGAAGGAGCTGTGCATTTAATTCCTTTAAGCGTGAAGTCACATATTCCAAACGGAAGTCAGCAACAAGGTGCAGAACACGATCACGCAAAGTCTGTTCGGTTTCTTTTATCTGCAAACTCTCTGCGAGTTGGAAACGATCTACGCTCAATCTGACAGCTACAGATGCAATATTGATATCCGCATGCTGCGTGAAATACTCTTCTGCCTTGAAGCCTTCTTCACCACAATGCTCTACAGCTTCCTGCAGTATCTTTGTATATAGTTCATTTGAAAAGCCAAGATTATCACTACTAAGGTCGTAAGCTATATATTGTGCTACAGTAAGATTATATATCTGTCCGCTATTCTCATCTTTCACATCACGGAAGATAATCTTCTCACCATCCCTAACCACTGCCTGAATGAGCATCTGTTCTACCTTTGACACGGGTTGAGACGAAGCTATGGCTATCGCATCTTCCCGTTGCTCATCAATGACAGCTGCCCTATGTTGCTGTTGTTCGCGTGTCTGCTGTTCCCGATTGGAATAGATATTACGATTCATCTGTTCCATCAGGGTACGTTCTGACACACCTGTACGATTGGCACACTCACGAATATAGGTATCACGAAGGATTGGGTCTTTGATGACCGAGATACTCTGAACGATTGAACTAACAGCTTCTGAACGCTTAATAGGGTCGGTGACACCATTCAAGAGTACATTAATCTTAAAGACGATGAAGTCCGTCTGATTATCTTCAATATATTTTCTGAAATCCTCCGCACTGTAACTACGTGCAAACTCATCTGGGTCTTTACCATCAGGGAGCAGCAGTACCTTCACATTCATACCCTCTGCCAACAGCATATCCGTACCTCGAAGGGCAGCATGCTGACCAGCCTCATCGCCATCATAGAGCAAAACGATATTCGAGGTGAAACGATGTAGGAGTCTAATCTGATATACAGAAAGTGCCGTACCGCTATTCGCCACGACATTCTCAATACCACACTGGTGCATAGAGACAACGTCAGTATATCCCTCCACCATATAGACAAGGTCGTGCTTGGCAATGGCTTTCTTTGCTTGGAAGATACCATAGAGTTCCCGTTCCTTATGATAGATAACACTATCGGGAGAGTTGACGTACTTCTGACTAACGCCCTTCGTACGAGAATCTAGCAGACGACCGCCAAAGGCAGTCACCTTACCGCTTACACTCACCCATGGGAACATCACACGTCCATTGAATCGGTCAATAAGTTCTCCGTTTTCACGCTCAATGCAAAGACCTGTCTTGACAAGAAACTCTCTTTGAAAACCAGCTTTCAATGCTGCATCAGCAAAGGCATGACGGTTCGACAAGCAGAAGCCTAGCTGAAACTTACGAATGATATCGTCTCTAAAACCACGACTGCGGAAGTACTGCATACCGATAGCCATACCATCAACATCCTTATGCAAGATATCGCTAAAGTACTTCGCAGCCCACTCATTGACCAAGAACATTGATTCTCGTTCATTCTCCTGCTGCTTTTCTTCATTCGTCAGTTCACGTTCATGCACCTCAATATGATACTTATTCGCAAGCCACTTCAAGGCTTCAGGATAAGTCATCTGTTCATGCTCCATGATAAACTTCACCGTATTACCGGCTGCACCACATGAAAAACATTTGTAAACACCTTTCACGGGACTGACGGAGAACGAAGGTGTACGATCATCGTGGAAAGGGCACAAGCCTTTGTAGCTTGTTCCCGTCTTGCGTAAAGAAACGAAATCGCTGATTACCTCAACGATATTCGACGCATTCATAATCCTATCTACGGTTGCTCTATCTATCATTATGCTACAAAGATAACATAAACCGATGAGATTGCAAAGTAAGAACAAGAAAAAGATTAACACTTCTATGAGACTTTCAAATAATCTCCAAATAACAATGATGGAAGATAAAGCATAGCAAATAGCCGACAGGTAACAAATACAAACACAAATGAATGGTTTTTGTGCATCTTTTTTGTTTATGTTGCAAAAAAAATGTACTTTTGCCCTCAATCAAAATCAATTGAATATTCAATAACACATTATTATATTTATGAGTT harbors:
- the dnaG gene encoding DNA primase, coding for MIDRATVDRIMNASNIVEVISDFVSLRKTGTSYKGLCPFHDDRTPSFSVSPVKGVYKCFSCGAAGNTVKFIMEHEQMTYPEALKWLANKYHIEVHERELTNEEKQQENERESMFLVNEWAAKYFSDILHKDVDGMAIGMQYFRSRGFRDDIIRKFQLGFCLSNRHAFADAALKAGFQREFLVKTGLCIERENGELIDRFNGRVMFPWVSVSGKVTAFGGRLLDSRTKGVSQKYVNSPDSVIYHKERELYGIFQAKKAIAKHDLVYMVEGYTDVVSMHQCGIENVVANSGTALSVYQIRLLHRFTSNIVLLYDGDEAGQHAALRGTDMLLAEGMNVKVLLLPDGKDPDEFARSYSAEDFRKYIEDNQTDFIVFKINVLLNGVTDPIKRSEAVSSIVQSISVIKDPILRDTYIRECANRTGVSERTLMEQMNRNIYSNREQQTREQQQHRAAVIDEQREDAIAIASSQPVSKVEQMLIQAVVRDGEKIIFRDVKDENSGQIYNLTVAQYIAYDLSSDNLGFSNELYTKILQEAVEHCGEEGFKAEEYFTQHADINIASVAVRLSVDRFQLAESLQIKETEQTLRDRVLHLVADFRLEYVTSRLKELNAQLLQTKDAGEMQEIMGEIMKIQNLRNELAKKTGTNILV